A window of the Canis lupus baileyi chromosome 8, mCanLup2.hap1, whole genome shotgun sequence genome harbors these coding sequences:
- the TFAP4 gene encoding transcription factor AP-4 isoform X1 has product MEYFMVPTQKVPSLQHFRKTEKEVIGGLCSLANIPLTPETQRDQERRIRREIANSNERRRMQSINAGFQSLKTLIPHTDGEKLSKAAILQQTAEYIFSLEQEKTRLLQQNTQLKRFIQELSGSSPKRRRAEDKDEGIGSPDIWEDEKAEDLRREMIELRQQLDKERSVRMMLEEQVRSLEAHMYPEKLKVIAQQVQLQQQQEQVRLLHQEKLEREQQHLRTQLLPPPAPTHHPTVIVPAPPPPSHHINVVTMGPSSVINSVSTSRQNLDTIVQAIQHIEGTQERQEQEEEQRRAVIVKPGRSCPEAHASDTASDSEASDSDAMDQSREEPAGNGGLP; this is encoded by the exons ATGGAGTATTTCATGGTGCCCACTCAGAAGGTGCCCTCTTTGCAACATTtcaggaaaacagagaaagaagtgaTAGGAGGGCTCTGTAG CCTTGCCAACATTCCACTGACCCCTGAGACTCAGCGGGACCAGGAGCGGCGGATTCGGCGGGAGATTGCCAACAGCAACGAGCGGAGGCGCATGCAGAGCATCAATGCGGGCTTCCAGTCCCTCAAGACCCTCATCCCCCACACAGATGGAGAGAAGCTCAGCAAG GCAGCCATTCTCCAGCAGACGGCGGAGTACATCTTCTCCCTGGAGCAGGAGAAGACCAGGCTCCTGCAGCAGAACACACAGCTCAAGCGCTTCATCCAG GAGCTGAGTGGCTCATCCCCCAAGCGGCGGCGGGCAGAGGACAAGGACGAGGGCATCGGGTCGCCGGACATCTGGGAGGACGAGAAGGCGGAGGACCTGCGCCGGGAGATGATCGAGCTGAGGCAGCAACTGGACAAGGAGCGCTCGGTGCGCATGATGCTGGAGGAGCAG GTGCGCTCGCTGGAGGCCCACATGTATCCGGAAAAGCTCAAGGTGATCGCACAGCAGGTGCAGcttcagcagcagcaggagcaggtgAGGCTGCTGCATCAGGAGAAACTGGAGCGCGAACAGCAGCACCTGCGGACCCAG CTCCTGCCCCCTCCGGCCCCTACCCACCACCCCACAGTGATCGTGCCGGcgccaccccctccctcccaccacatCAACGTTGTCACCATGGGTCCCTCCTCGGTCATCAACTCTGTTTCCACATCCCGGCAAAACCTGGACACTATCGTGCAG gcGATCCAGCACATCGAGGGCACCCAGGaaaggcaggagcaggaggaggagcagcggcGAGCGGTCATCGTGAAGCCGGGCCGCAGCTGCCCTGAGGCCCACGCCTCTGACACTGCCTCCGATTCGGAGGCCTCGGACAGCGACGCCATGGACCAGAGCCGGGAGGAGCCAGCAGGGAATGGGGGGCTTCCCTga
- the TFAP4 gene encoding transcription factor AP-4 isoform X3 produces MQSINAGFQSLKTLIPHTDGEKLSKAAILQQTAEYIFSLEQEKTRLLQQNTQLKRFIQELSGSSPKRRRAEDKDEGIGSPDIWEDEKAEDLRREMIELRQQLDKERSVRMMLEEQVRSLEAHMYPEKLKVIAQQVQLQQQQEQVRLLHQEKLEREQQHLRTQLLPPPAPTHHPTVIVPAPPPPSHHINVVTMGPSSVINSVSTSRQNLDTIVQAIQHIEGTQERQEQEEEQRRAVIVKPGRSCPEAHASDTASDSEASDSDAMDQSREEPAGNGGLP; encoded by the exons ATGCAGAGCATCAATGCGGGCTTCCAGTCCCTCAAGACCCTCATCCCCCACACAGATGGAGAGAAGCTCAGCAAG GCAGCCATTCTCCAGCAGACGGCGGAGTACATCTTCTCCCTGGAGCAGGAGAAGACCAGGCTCCTGCAGCAGAACACACAGCTCAAGCGCTTCATCCAG GAGCTGAGTGGCTCATCCCCCAAGCGGCGGCGGGCAGAGGACAAGGACGAGGGCATCGGGTCGCCGGACATCTGGGAGGACGAGAAGGCGGAGGACCTGCGCCGGGAGATGATCGAGCTGAGGCAGCAACTGGACAAGGAGCGCTCGGTGCGCATGATGCTGGAGGAGCAG GTGCGCTCGCTGGAGGCCCACATGTATCCGGAAAAGCTCAAGGTGATCGCACAGCAGGTGCAGcttcagcagcagcaggagcaggtgAGGCTGCTGCATCAGGAGAAACTGGAGCGCGAACAGCAGCACCTGCGGACCCAG CTCCTGCCCCCTCCGGCCCCTACCCACCACCCCACAGTGATCGTGCCGGcgccaccccctccctcccaccacatCAACGTTGTCACCATGGGTCCCTCCTCGGTCATCAACTCTGTTTCCACATCCCGGCAAAACCTGGACACTATCGTGCAG gcGATCCAGCACATCGAGGGCACCCAGGaaaggcaggagcaggaggaggagcagcggcGAGCGGTCATCGTGAAGCCGGGCCGCAGCTGCCCTGAGGCCCACGCCTCTGACACTGCCTCCGATTCGGAGGCCTCGGACAGCGACGCCATGGACCAGAGCCGGGAGGAGCCAGCAGGGAATGGGGGGCTTCCCTga
- the TFAP4 gene encoding transcription factor AP-4 isoform X2: MLLANIPLTPETQRDQERRIRREIANSNERRRMQSINAGFQSLKTLIPHTDGEKLSKAAILQQTAEYIFSLEQEKTRLLQQNTQLKRFIQELSGSSPKRRRAEDKDEGIGSPDIWEDEKAEDLRREMIELRQQLDKERSVRMMLEEQVRSLEAHMYPEKLKVIAQQVQLQQQQEQVRLLHQEKLEREQQHLRTQLLPPPAPTHHPTVIVPAPPPPSHHINVVTMGPSSVINSVSTSRQNLDTIVQAIQHIEGTQERQEQEEEQRRAVIVKPGRSCPEAHASDTASDSEASDSDAMDQSREEPAGNGGLP, translated from the exons ATGCT CCTTGCCAACATTCCACTGACCCCTGAGACTCAGCGGGACCAGGAGCGGCGGATTCGGCGGGAGATTGCCAACAGCAACGAGCGGAGGCGCATGCAGAGCATCAATGCGGGCTTCCAGTCCCTCAAGACCCTCATCCCCCACACAGATGGAGAGAAGCTCAGCAAG GCAGCCATTCTCCAGCAGACGGCGGAGTACATCTTCTCCCTGGAGCAGGAGAAGACCAGGCTCCTGCAGCAGAACACACAGCTCAAGCGCTTCATCCAG GAGCTGAGTGGCTCATCCCCCAAGCGGCGGCGGGCAGAGGACAAGGACGAGGGCATCGGGTCGCCGGACATCTGGGAGGACGAGAAGGCGGAGGACCTGCGCCGGGAGATGATCGAGCTGAGGCAGCAACTGGACAAGGAGCGCTCGGTGCGCATGATGCTGGAGGAGCAG GTGCGCTCGCTGGAGGCCCACATGTATCCGGAAAAGCTCAAGGTGATCGCACAGCAGGTGCAGcttcagcagcagcaggagcaggtgAGGCTGCTGCATCAGGAGAAACTGGAGCGCGAACAGCAGCACCTGCGGACCCAG CTCCTGCCCCCTCCGGCCCCTACCCACCACCCCACAGTGATCGTGCCGGcgccaccccctccctcccaccacatCAACGTTGTCACCATGGGTCCCTCCTCGGTCATCAACTCTGTTTCCACATCCCGGCAAAACCTGGACACTATCGTGCAG gcGATCCAGCACATCGAGGGCACCCAGGaaaggcaggagcaggaggaggagcagcggcGAGCGGTCATCGTGAAGCCGGGCCGCAGCTGCCCTGAGGCCCACGCCTCTGACACTGCCTCCGATTCGGAGGCCTCGGACAGCGACGCCATGGACCAGAGCCGGGAGGAGCCAGCAGGGAATGGGGGGCTTCCCTga